The following nucleotide sequence is from Aneurinibacillus soli.
GATGATATAGTCTGCGCTGTATGGTGACATGCAGAAGTTCATAAGAGAACTGCATCGGTCTAGCGAACGGATGTGAACACGCATAAAACTTATAAAAAGTTGCATATGCACAAAAAAACACTCATTTAGCATGAGTGCTGGATGCGAAGTCTTTGAGAATCGTAATAACTAAGTTGTTAAAACTTCTGTTTTGATCTTTCGCGATTTGTTCAAGTTGGACTTTTAATTCTTTTGGGATGGTAATGTTTGTTCTGGTGTTCAGATCAGATATTTTCCCCATTCGTATCACCTCAAACTTATACTAACATCTAAATTCAACGCTCACAAGTTGGTATCAATTTGGTATGATTAGTGTGTAGGAGGTGAGATGTGATGATAAAAGCCATAAAAATTAGATTGAAGCCAACTAAAGAACAGGAAGTTTTGATGTTTAAATCGGCAGGTATAGCAAGATTCGCTTATAACTGGGGCTTAGCTAAACAAGAGGAGAATTATCGAAAAGGTATCAAGTCTTCTATAAAAGATAGTAGAAAAGAGTTTAACCAACTAAAGAAAACAGATGAATACAAATGGCTAAACGAAGTTTCTGCTCAAGTATCACAACAAGCATTTGAAGACTTGAAGGCGGCCTATAAAAAATTCTTTGATAAAAATGGTGGCAAGCCAAAGTTTAAAAGCAAAAAGCGAGATCAGCCTAAATTCTACGCCAGATATGATGCGATTAAGTTTACAAAAAACAACGGTCTATTTTATGTTCAAATTGAAAAGATAGGTA
It contains:
- a CDS encoding ribbon-helix-helix domain-containing protein, whose translation is MGKISDLNTRTNITIPKELKVQLEQIAKDQNRSFNNLVITILKDFASSTHAK